Proteins encoded within one genomic window of Anopheles gambiae chromosome 3, idAnoGambNW_F1_1, whole genome shotgun sequence:
- the LOC1279400 gene encoding glycoprotein-N-acetylgalactosamine 3-beta-galactosyltransferase 1 isoform X1 has translation MQMNVPLLGPRNGSHPRTFITLLFGTVLGFMFATFISSTTLRQPWMPESYRQREPPSIVSDPHTGNELRGASGPEQDVGQHAAHEEAHAHENASIAQQLHREVRVLCWVMTNPSNHKSKALHVKRTWAGRCNKVLFMSSVEDPLIDSVALPVSEGRNNLWAKTKEAFKYIYQNHLDDADWFMKADDDTYVVVENLRYMLYSYSPSHPIYFGCRFKPFVKQGYMSGGAGYVLSKEAVKRFVEDAIPSPLCRQDSDGAEDVELGKCMEAVKVLAGDSRDTVGRGRFFPFVPEHHLIPNHVDKDFWYLKYTYYKPDEGLECCSDNAISFHYVSPNQMYVLDYLIYHLRPYGIVAHSQPLPKKLSLGDIVRVDDLGKTTPKPSAQQHRRYKVSSNRGKAGNEMQEEVTFSDMKAKEPNT, from the exons ATGCAGATGAACGTGCCTCTCTTGG GTCCACGAAATGGCAGTCATCCTCGAACATTCATTACGTTACTGTTTGGCACTGTACTGGGCTTTATGTTTGCCACCTTTATATCATCTACAACTTTACGCCAACCATGGATGCCCGAGAGTTATCGTCAGCGCGAGCCACCGTCGATCGTAAGTGACCCGCACACCGGGAACGAATTGCGTGGAGCCTCCGGCCCTGAGCAGGATGTTGGACAGCATGCAGCCCACGAAGAAGCGCACGCGCACGAAAATGCATCCATTGCGCAACAGTTGCATCGGGAAGTGCGCGTCCTGTGTTGGGTGATGACCAATCCGAGCAATCACAAATCGAAAGCGTTACACGTGAAGCGCACGTGGGCTGGTCGGTGTAACAAAGTACTTTTCATGAGTTCCGTAGAAg ATCCCCTCATAGACTCCGTCGCATTGCCTGTGAGCGAAGGTCGCAATAATCTGTGGGCGAAAACGAAAGAAGCTTTCAAGTATATTTATCAGAACCATCTGGACGACGCTGATTGGTTCATGAAGGCAGACGATGACAC GTACGTGGTCGTGGAAAATTTGCGTTACATGCTTTACTCGTACTCGCCGTCTCACCCGATCTATTTTGGGTGCCGCTTTAAGCCGTTCGTAAAGCAAGGTTACATGTCCGGTGGAGCGGGATATGTGCTAAGCAAGGAGGCGGTGAAACGCTTTGTCGAAGATGCCATTCCCAGCCCCTTGTGTCGGCAAGATAGTGACGGTGCGGAGGACGTGGAGTTGGGAAAATGCATGGAAGCAGTGAAAGTGTTGGCCGGTGATTCAAGGGATACGGTCGGGCGGGGAAGATTTTTCCCATTTGTACCTGAGCACCATCTTATCCCAAATCACGTGGACAAAGACTTTTGGTATTTAAAATACACATACTACAAGCCGGATGAG GGTCTCGAATGCTGTTCGGATAATGCCATCTCTTTCCACTACGTGTCACCGAATCAAATGTACGTGCTAGACTATTTGATCTATCATCTGCGACCGTACGGCATCGTTGCACACTCGCAGCCTTTACCAAAGAAGCTCAGTTTAGGTGATATTGTAAGAGTGGACGATCTGGGGAAAACCACCCCCAAACCGTCAGCCCAGCAACATCGACGGTACAAAGTCAGCAGTAACCGTGGCAAAGCCGGAAATGAAATGCAGGAGGAAGTTACATTTAGTGATATGAAAGCTAAAGAACCAAATACCTAG
- the LOC3292104 gene encoding zinc metalloprotease ZmpB encodes MKLCLLITTAVVIATSYALPVPKEEVFTVYPVNSAMAQESSNLPADAKPAEEQSTPADGALAKDLSNEKKVEATEKVDDTPVESKPEEVKAVSEKVSELASVKEEAVKPSDPVAEAKSAPLTESSDAKVEEAAATVAPKEDDASTTVASNDELRLVVSESVVATEPKVAVPETVAEEPKSVEELPAKSVSDETAAKAEEQEPAGKSVESVKVEETKEEKSEPKAAAVESEVKSVAKEKSEKLTEESKAEVAAEPSLVRSVTEEKVMADEVAVKSDVEPTTEKQTVVEKAQESVAAEPEVVPASAANEPVPQTEGVDEVKPTKVRAAPIVEGLKVSQPVEAEPATIAKIHVTVIQEEVMLDDKNAAQKEAVSADEPAVTEAEEKSTEAATTTTVAAEQEVKSETKALETVPETKDAVSNDNLSEVKSVDAVVESKAEAPKAAEVSKEAESKSTPEAVVIVMPSVKSEDVTTVVASVAENTDKPAKTAEDKAVPEVRSAGASDELPEPATTAKVEEQQAKVAEGSSQPGASESSDTVQEDAQDQSDSVSTTVSSVTEQDTTTVSPVTTTEPESVPTPAKQKAKKQVPPNLKGYSKRLKLQEAQRKQSTDSE; translated from the exons ATGAAGCTTTGCCTGCTGATCACCACAGCCGTGGTCATTGCCACGAGCTATGCCCTTCCCGTGCCTAAGGAAGAAGTTTTTACCGTGTATCCTGTGAACAGTGCGATGGCCCAGGAATCCTCCAACCTGCCTGCCGATGCAAAGCCTGCCGAGGAACAAAGTACACCCGCGGATGGTGCGTTGGCCAAAGATCTTAGCAATGAAAAGAAGGTTGAAGCAACGGAAAAGGTCGATGATACACCAGTAGAGAGTAAGCCGGAAGAAGTGAAAGCTGTATCGGAGAAGGTGAGCGAACTGGCTTCTGTAAAGGAAGAAGCTGTAAAGCCGTCTGATCCGGTGGCAGAAGCAAAATCTGCTCCATTGACAGAATCTTCCGATGCAAAGGTTGAAGAAGCTGCTGCTACCGTTGCTCCGAAGGAAGATGATGCATCCACTACTGTGGCAAGCAATGACGAGCTACGACTGGTAGTTTCCGAGTCAGTTGTTGCTACTGAACCGAAAGTTGCTGTACCGGAGACTGTAGCCGAGGAACCTAAATCGGTGGAGGAACTGCCAGCGAAAAGTGTAAGCGATGAAACTGCCGCTAAAGCCGAAGAGCAGGAACCAGCCGGCAAATCTGTCGAGAGTGTTAAAGTGGAGGAAACtaaagaggaaaaaagtgAGCCAAAAGCAGCGGCTGTAGAATCGGAAGTCAAATCAGTAGCGAAGGAAAAGTCGGAAAAGCTCACCGAGGAATCGAAAGCTGAAGTAGCTGCTGAACCGTCCCTAGTTCGTTCTGTCACCGAGGAAAAAGTCATGGCCGATGAGGTTGCCGTAAAAAGTGACGTCGAGCCTACCACAGAAAAGCAAACAGTGGTAGAGAAAGCTCAGGAATCAGTTGCTGCTGAACCTGAAGTTGTGCCCGCATCAGCTGCTAACGAGCCTGTACCCCAAACGGAAGGCGTAGATGAGGTAAAGCCCACCAAAGTTCGTGCTGCTCCAATCGTCGAAGGTCTGAAGGTATCGCAACCTGTTGAGGCAGAACCGGCTACCATCGCTAAGATTCACGTCACCGTTATCCAGGAAGAGGTAATGCTTGATGACAAGAATGCCGCTCAGAAGGAAGCCGTGTCAGCGGACGAGCCAGCAGTGACAGAGGCAGAAGAGAAAAGCACCGAAGCTGCGACTACAACTACTGTTGCCGCCGAGCAGGAAGTGAAAAGCGAGACAAAGGCTTTGGAAACGGTTCCCGAAACGAAGGATGCAGTGAGCAATGATAACCTAAGTGAAGTGAAGAGTGTGGATGCGGTAGTGGAATCCAAGGCAGAAGCTCCTAAAGCCGCTGAGGTTAGCAAGGAAGCAGAAAGCAAATCGACACCCGAAGCCGTTGTGATCGTGATGCCAAGCGTAAAGTCCGAAGACGTTACCACGGTCGTTGCAAGCGTTGCTGAGAACACGGATAAGCCCGCCAAAACCGCGGAAGACAAAGCTGTGCCGGAGGTACGCTCTGCCGGTGCGTCGGATGAGCTTCCCGAACCGGCCACGACGGCGAAAGTCGAGGAGCAGCAGGCAAAAGTCGCGGAAGGGAGTTCTCAGCCGGGTGCAAGTGAAAGCTCGGATACCGTTCAAGAAGACGCTCAGGATCAAAGTGACAGTGTCAGTACAACAGTGAGCAGTGTCACGGAGCAGGATACTACTACGGTGAGCCCCGTTACCACCACCGAGCCAGAGTCCGTACCGACGCCGGCGAAGCAGAAGGCCAAGAAGCAAGTTCCGC CGAACCTTAAAGGATACAGCAAGCGTCTGAAGCTGCAGGAAGCGCAACGAAAGCAAAGTACCGACAGCGAGTAA
- the LOC1279402 gene encoding SWI/SNF-related matrix-associated actin-dependent regulator of chromatin subfamily A containing DEAD/H box 1 homolog — protein MSLRGFRKPAQNGNADGNEAGDGKLSLIPGRKRIQMMGDSDSESDASTTPIKPVPIPVVGAVKENGATKSPAALTIKEKELRLQKVRQACMEVDAMLLQSSLVSNEWDVDKAIEELKKTAVKRKIIVSPSPVKPATAETATNGKEKNQQQAKKRRVQEPNRSDDESDVDSDRPAEQVFDSDEDSDGHGGSYSHGKLSNERKNVLEFLNTAGLNEMICVKTLSMKKIELLLEQRPFKDWSNLVDKLKSHRSLQTDILNYTQEYLTRRKNIAAMMSKCKKITKKLEEAIASGSGTLVEQPGNIADGFKLAEYQLVGLNWLTIMYRHKMNAILADEMGLGKTIQIIAFLAWLKENNHQERPNLVVVPSSTMDNWEQELVKWCPELVILKYYGSQAERRMIRVDWAKNGINEVDVVLTTYHMMGASGEEKKMWRVTQFDYVVFDEAHMLKNVHSQRYQNLIRINAKYRILLTGTPLQNNLLELMSLLCFVMPKLIGSKVEDIKTLFQGKVKTNKGEGEEELSSFEKNQIDRAKLIMKPFVLRRLKKDVLAFLPPKKEVVLKTSMIDSQQEKYNEIVNEYQNATGKVKDYTEISGMSIMMDLRKLANHPLLLRYYYSDDDVRNIARKLATDPDYKGTKEDDIFYDIAYLSDFKLYEMRDKYTTLYDLQLPEKLITSSGKFRQLDELLPKMKEEGHRVLIFSQFTMMLDIMERYLKIRKHGFLRLDGSTAVTERQELIDQYTQDPDLFIFLLSTKAGGLGINLTAADTVIIHDIDFNPYNDKQAEDRAHRMGQKKPVTIYKLISEGTIEEGMLMIAQQKLQLEKDVTEQDGKNPMDDHKCMVGLLTMALGLDEKKAETILKNESPMKKPMQEEF, from the exons ATGTCGCTGCGCGGATTCAGAAAGCCTGCACAGAACGGGAATGCCGATGGGAATGAAGCTGGAG ATGGAAAGCTTTCCCTTATCCCGGGAAGAAAGCGCATTCAGATGATGGGAGATAGTGATAGCGAGAGTGATGCATCAACTACCCCGATTAAACCAGTACCGATCCCGGTTGTTGGTGCTGTAAAAGAGAATGGTGCTACCAAGTCACCAGCAGCACTTACGATTAAGGAAAAAGAGCTGCGACTTCAAAAGGTAAGGCAGGCCTGCATGGAGGTCGATGCAATGCTGCTACAATCCTCGTTGGTATCCAATGAGTGGGATGTTGACAAAGCGATAGAAGAACTGAAAAAGACTGCCGTCAAACGAAAAATCATCGTGAGCCCATCGCCCGTAAAGCCGGCGACCGCCGAAACGGCGACtaatgggaaggaaaaaaatcagCAACAAGCGAAGAAGCGACGTGTGCAGGAACCGAACAGGAGCGATGACGAAAGCGACGTAGACTCGGACCGTCCTGCCGAGCAGGTGTTTGACAGCGATGAGGACAGTGATGGTCACGGTGGAAGCTACAGCCATGGGAAGCTGTCAAATGAACGCAAAAATGTACTCGAATTCCTTAACACTGCCGGGTTGAACGAGATGATATGTGTGAAAACATTGTCAATGAAAAAGATCGAACTGTTGCTAGAACAGCGCCCTTTCAAGGATTGGTCGAATCTGGTGGACAAGCTGAAATCTCACCGATCGCTTCAAACGGATATATTGAACTACACGCAGGAGTATTTGACGCGACGTAAAAACATAGCAGCAATGATGagcaaatgtaaaaaaatcacCAAAAAGCTTGAAGAGGCAATAGCGTCCGGCAGCGGCACGTTGGTGGAGCAGCCGGGAAACATAGCGGATGGATTCAAGTTAGCCGAGTATCAACTGGTTGGCTTGAACTGGCTCACGATCATGTACCGGCACAAAATGAACGCCATCCTGGCGGACGAGATGGGTCTCGGAAAGACGATCCAGATCATTGCGTTCCTCGCCTGGTTGAAGGAAAATAATCACCAGGAACGACCGAACCTGGTAGTGGTACCATCTTCCACGATGGACAACTGGGAGCAGGAGCTGGTCAAGTGGTGCCCCGAGCTAGTGATACTGAAGTACTATGGAAGCCAAGCCGAGCGACGCATGATACGAGTGGATTGGGCCAAGAATGGTATCAACGAGGTAGACGTCGTGCTAACCACGTATCACATGATGGGTGCCTCTGGcgaggagaaaaaaatgtgGCGCGTAACGCAGTTCGACTATGTGGTGTTCGACGAAGCACACATGCTGAAGAACGTTCACTCCCAGCGATACCAGAACCTGATACGTATCAATGCAAAGTATCGCATTTTGTTGACGGGCACTCCGCTGCAGAACAACTTGCTCGAGCTGATGTCGCTGCTATGTTTCGTGATGCCCAAGCTAATTGGCAGCAAGGTGGAGGATATCAAAACACTATTCCAGGGCAAAGTG aaaacaaacaaaggagAAGGGGAGGAGGAACTGTCCTCGTTTgagaaaaatcaaattgatCGGGCAAAGTTAATTATGAAACCGTTTGTTCTTCGCCGTCTCAAAAAGGATGTGCTCGCGTTCTTGCCTCCCAAAAAGGAAGTTGTT CTGAAAACCTCGATGATCGATTCACAGCaagaaaaatataatgaaatCGTCAACGAATACCAGAATGCAACAGGAAAAGTAAAGGATTATACCGAAATTAGCGGAATGTCCATCATGATGGATTTAAGGAAGCTTGCCAACCATCCTCTGCTGTTGAG ATACTACTATTCTGATGACGATGTACGCAATATTGCAAGAAAATTGGCAACTGATCCAGATTATAAAGGCACCAAAGAGGATGATATTTTCTATGACATTGCGTACCTGTCCGACTTTAAGCTGTACGAAATGAGAGATAAATATACG ACATTGTACGATTTGCAGCTGCCAGAAAAGTTGATCACTTCTTCGGGTAAATTCAGACAGTTGGATGAGTTGCTGCCGAAGATGAAGGAAGAAGGGCATCGCGTACTGATCTTTAGCCAGTTTACCATGATGCTGGATATTATGGAACGATACCTAAAAATTCGTAAACATGGTTTCCTGAGGCTAGACGGTTCGACCGCCGTAACTGAGCGGCAGGAGCTGATCGATCAGTACACGCAAGATCCAGATCTGTTCATATTTCTGCTGTCCACCAAGGCGGGCGGATTGGGCATTAATTTGACCGCAGCGGACACCGTAATCATCCATGACATTGACTTCAACCCGTACAACGACAAGCAGGCAGAGGATCGGGCCCATCGAATGGGTCAAAAGAAACCCGTTACGATTTATAAGCTGATATCGGAAGGAACGATAGAGGAAGGCATGCTAATGATTGCACAGCAGAAGCTGCAGCTGGAGAAGGATGTCACGGAGCAGGACG GCAAAAACCCAATGGATGATCACAAATGCATGGTTGGCTTGTTGACGATGGCGCTCGGTTTGGACGAAAAGAAGGCCGAAACAATACTGAAGAACGAGTCTCCCATGAAGAAGCCGATGCAGGAAGAGTTTTAA
- the LOC1279400 gene encoding glycoprotein-N-acetylgalactosamine 3-beta-galactosyltransferase 1 isoform X2, whose translation MKIPDLGPRNGSHPRTFITLLFGTVLGFMFATFISSTTLRQPWMPESYRQREPPSIVSDPHTGNELRGASGPEQDVGQHAAHEEAHAHENASIAQQLHREVRVLCWVMTNPSNHKSKALHVKRTWAGRCNKVLFMSSVEDPLIDSVALPVSEGRNNLWAKTKEAFKYIYQNHLDDADWFMKADDDTYVVVENLRYMLYSYSPSHPIYFGCRFKPFVKQGYMSGGAGYVLSKEAVKRFVEDAIPSPLCRQDSDGAEDVELGKCMEAVKVLAGDSRDTVGRGRFFPFVPEHHLIPNHVDKDFWYLKYTYYKPDEGLECCSDNAISFHYVSPNQMYVLDYLIYHLRPYGIVAHSQPLPKKLSLGDIVRVDDLGKTTPKPSAQQHRRYKVSSNRGKAGNEMQEEVTFSDMKAKEPNT comes from the exons ATGAAAATTCCTGATTTGG GTCCACGAAATGGCAGTCATCCTCGAACATTCATTACGTTACTGTTTGGCACTGTACTGGGCTTTATGTTTGCCACCTTTATATCATCTACAACTTTACGCCAACCATGGATGCCCGAGAGTTATCGTCAGCGCGAGCCACCGTCGATCGTAAGTGACCCGCACACCGGGAACGAATTGCGTGGAGCCTCCGGCCCTGAGCAGGATGTTGGACAGCATGCAGCCCACGAAGAAGCGCACGCGCACGAAAATGCATCCATTGCGCAACAGTTGCATCGGGAAGTGCGCGTCCTGTGTTGGGTGATGACCAATCCGAGCAATCACAAATCGAAAGCGTTACACGTGAAGCGCACGTGGGCTGGTCGGTGTAACAAAGTACTTTTCATGAGTTCCGTAGAAg ATCCCCTCATAGACTCCGTCGCATTGCCTGTGAGCGAAGGTCGCAATAATCTGTGGGCGAAAACGAAAGAAGCTTTCAAGTATATTTATCAGAACCATCTGGACGACGCTGATTGGTTCATGAAGGCAGACGATGACAC GTACGTGGTCGTGGAAAATTTGCGTTACATGCTTTACTCGTACTCGCCGTCTCACCCGATCTATTTTGGGTGCCGCTTTAAGCCGTTCGTAAAGCAAGGTTACATGTCCGGTGGAGCGGGATATGTGCTAAGCAAGGAGGCGGTGAAACGCTTTGTCGAAGATGCCATTCCCAGCCCCTTGTGTCGGCAAGATAGTGACGGTGCGGAGGACGTGGAGTTGGGAAAATGCATGGAAGCAGTGAAAGTGTTGGCCGGTGATTCAAGGGATACGGTCGGGCGGGGAAGATTTTTCCCATTTGTACCTGAGCACCATCTTATCCCAAATCACGTGGACAAAGACTTTTGGTATTTAAAATACACATACTACAAGCCGGATGAG GGTCTCGAATGCTGTTCGGATAATGCCATCTCTTTCCACTACGTGTCACCGAATCAAATGTACGTGCTAGACTATTTGATCTATCATCTGCGACCGTACGGCATCGTTGCACACTCGCAGCCTTTACCAAAGAAGCTCAGTTTAGGTGATATTGTAAGAGTGGACGATCTGGGGAAAACCACCCCCAAACCGTCAGCCCAGCAACATCGACGGTACAAAGTCAGCAGTAACCGTGGCAAAGCCGGAAATGAAATGCAGGAGGAAGTTACATTTAGTGATATGAAAGCTAAAGAACCAAATACCTAG